The sequence TGATATGTGCAGAAGGGCTAAAAAGGGCTGGCAAAAATCTAAATCCTGATACACTGGTTGAGGCTTACGAAACCTTTAAGCACTTTAGTACCGGTGGAATTGCAGGTCCCGTGAGTTACAGCAAGAATAATCATAAAGGCGGAACAATGGGCACCTTGTATAAAGTGGACATAGAAAATCAGACCTTTATACCGATTACTGAGTTCAGAGAGCCAGCTTTTAAGGACTGATGGTTGCGTAAGGTTTTGCATATCATCAACAACGCCAAAACTTTAGTTTATGAAGGGCTACACGAGCAAATGGTGGGTAGCGAGCTTGGGTGCTTCTAATATTAACAAAGGAGGCGGATTATGAAGACAAAGAGCAGAATATTCGTATCTATTCTATTGGCAGGATTTATTTTTTTCATCACAGAGACAATAATTCAGGCAAAAGAGGTTAGAGGTGTAACTGATGATACTATAAAGATAGGAACAATAGCGGACATGACAGGACCAGTTTCTGAGACTTTTATTCCCTATGTCTTTGGAGCCAGGAATTACTTCAAGTATATAAATGATAAAGGGGGAATCAATGGGAGGAAAGTAAAGGTTCTCCTTGAAGACGACAGGTATTCGATACGGAGGGCATAAGTGGTCCGGTTAGTTTTAGTTCCAAAAGCCATAAAGGAGGAGAATATGCTACATTTGTAAAGGCAGATTTAAAAAAAGAAAGGTTTATTGCAATAACAGGATGGAGAAAATTTTCAGAATAGGGTCTGTGATATGTAAGAGTATAGTTGAAGGAAATTAAAGTTAAGGAAGTATCCGATGGTATACAGACACCGAGGCCAGCAAGGGTCGAATGTAAGCTAGATGCTAATTGATAAATAAAAAAGGGGGATTTTTATGAAGGTAAAAATGAATGTATTATTGTTAATTGGATTGTTAGTAAGTATTTCCTTCATTGGCAGTTCCTTGAGTCAGGCGGAGGATGTCAGGGGAGTAACGGATAAGTTGATAAAAATAGGCTTGATTGTGGATCATACCGGGCCGGCTGTCAGCGTCACACTGCCGATAGCTAGAGGGATTCAGACTTGCGCCAGATATGTTAACGAACAGGGAGGTATTCACGGAAGAGAGTTAAAAATTCTTGCAGAAGATGATCGCTATTCAATTCCTGCTGCTATTTCAGCATACAAGAAGTTGATTTACAAAGACAGAATATTTACATTATTTGCTCCTGGTTCCGCGAGTTTTCTTCCGCCGCTCTGGGGGAAGTTCCAAAAAGACAAATTGCCAACTATGGTATTGACATTCACTGAACTCGCCGTTGACCCGTTTAAGAAGTACTTATTTATTGTCTGTGATACCTATGAGGGACAGATAAGGACCCTTACGGACTATATGATCAAAGATTATAAGTTGAAGAATCCCCGTATTGGTATAGTACGTCCCGATACCGAGCTTGGCAAGACCGATTTGAGAGCTGCATTACAGAGGTTAAAGGAATACAAGATAGAACCCGTAACGCAAGAGATACTGATGCCAGGTGCGGTTGAGGCTGGTTCGCAGGTGATGAGTTTGAGGAGATACGGGGTCAATTGTGTGATGAATATCGGAGGAATTACCTCTACAGCTATTGTTTTACTTAGAGAATTGAGAAAGCTTGGAATGGTGATACCGGTTTTTCATAGCTGGGGCGTAATGCTTTCAGAAGGTCTAAATGAGGTTGGTGAGGTAGCAAACCAGTCGTATGTGGTGCATGCCATATCTCCCTGGTATGGTGAAGGTCCTGGGATAAAAAACATGAGGGAAGTCACACTGCGCTACTTCCCTGGGACAGAAAAGCCTTATAGAGGTACAGGGTTTAGTTACGGGTGGGGCTTTCTAGCCATTTTGGCTGATGGATTAAAGAAAGCTGGCAATGACCTGGATGAGGACGGGTTGATAAATGCTCTGGAGAGTTTTAAGAACTATGATTCTGGTGGACTTCTTTCTCCTATTACCTTCAGCTCCAAAAGCCATAAAGGCGGCGATTCATCGAGGGTTTACAAGGCTGATCCTGTTGGTGGAAAATTCATCGCTATGACAGGATGGAGAAAGTCAGAGTAGTATTAACTTGTATTATCATGATGATAAGTACCTATGAATATAGGAATGTATTGTAACGGCATTTTTAGATAGAGAAGGAGGTTTTTATGGCTGAGCTGAGTGAGATTGCGCAGATGTATTTCGAGAAGGTGACGGATTTTACTACAGCCTCTGGTATAAAGGTTAAAGGGTTTTACCGTCCGGAAGATGTACAGGGGATAGACTACGACAGAGACATTGCAGATCCCGGTCAATACCCGTTTACCAGGGGACATCATAAGGACATGTACCGTGGGAAATTATGGAACATACGAGAAATCTCGGGATTATCAACCCCGAGGGCTTTCAATAAGAGGCTCAAGTTTCTGCTGGAACAGGGGCAGGGAGCCCTGGACTGGGAGATGGATGGACCAACACTGTATGGGATCGAGCCAGATCAGCCAATGGCTGCGGGTCAGGTAGGCGTTGTCGGTATATCGTTGCACACATTGCACGACGTGGAAGAGCTGTGTGAAGGTTTGCCTCTGGATCAGATAAGCCTTTCTATGGCAAGTGGCCCGTGGGTCCAACAAGCCTATGTCTTGGGCGCCAAGAGACGGGGCTATGACCCAAAACAATTGAGGGTTGTCGGTGGGCATCTGCACTATTACTTTCCAGGGTGTCTGCCCAGCATTCCCGAGTATTTGTTTCTCCCCAACGGACAAATTTCAACCCTGTGCCGGTGGGCAAATGACTGGTTAGAGCATGTGCTCATAAACTTTCCCAGATGGAATGCATGGTTCATCAGTGCGTATGATTACCGGGAAGCCGGTGGTAATGCTATTCATGAGATTGCGTTTACCATGGCGTGCGCCAAAGAAATGATCCGGGAGATGCTGAGAAGGGGAGTTGACATAAACACCATAGGCCGGAAGCTCAGTCCTGTCTTTTCATGTGACCGGGATTTCTTTGAGGAGATAGCAAAGCTGAGAGCAGCAAGGAGACTTTGGGCACGGATGATGAAAGAAGAGTTTGGCGCCACAGATTCGCAGGCTATGCGCCTCAGGTTTCACATTGATGTAGCCGGGTCCAATTATACCCGTCAGCAGCCCCTTGTCAACCTTGCCCGAGGGACTCTTGGTGCCCTGGCTGCTGTGCTTGGCGGTTGCATGGGGATACAGTTGCCTTCCTATGACGAAGCCTGGGCTACTCCCACGGAAGAGGCTGTGAGACTTGCCATCAGGACGCAGCAGGTCATACGCTATGAATCAGGTGTGGCCAGGGTAGCTGATCCTCTTGCAGGTTCGTACTATGTGGAATCGCTCACGAACGAGCTGGAGGAGAAGATAAAGTCAATGGAAGAAAAGATAGAGGAGATGGGCGGTTGGATAGTTGCACTTCAGCGTAATTGGGTTGAAAAAGAGCTCAGAAAGAGCCTGCTGGA comes from Thermodesulfobacteriota bacterium and encodes:
- a CDS encoding ABC transporter substrate-binding protein, yielding MKTKSRIFVSILLAGFIFFITETIIQAKEVRGVTDDTIKIGTIADMTGPVSETFIPYVFGARNYFKYINDKGGINGRKVKVLLEDDRYSIRRA
- a CDS encoding ABC transporter substrate-binding protein; this translates as MKVKMNVLLLIGLLVSISFIGSSLSQAEDVRGVTDKLIKIGLIVDHTGPAVSVTLPIARGIQTCARYVNEQGGIHGRELKILAEDDRYSIPAAISAYKKLIYKDRIFTLFAPGSASFLPPLWGKFQKDKLPTMVLTFTELAVDPFKKYLFIVCDTYEGQIRTLTDYMIKDYKLKNPRIGIVRPDTELGKTDLRAALQRLKEYKIEPVTQEILMPGAVEAGSQVMSLRRYGVNCVMNIGGITSTAIVLLRELRKLGMVIPVFHSWGVMLSEGLNEVGEVANQSYVVHAISPWYGEGPGIKNMREVTLRYFPGTEKPYRGTGFSYGWGFLAILADGLKKAGNDLDEDGLINALESFKNYDSGGLLSPITFSSKSHKGGDSSRVYKADPVGGKFIAMTGWRKSE
- a CDS encoding methylmalonyl-CoA mutase family protein, with amino-acid sequence MAELSEIAQMYFEKVTDFTTASGIKVKGFYRPEDVQGIDYDRDIADPGQYPFTRGHHKDMYRGKLWNIREISGLSTPRAFNKRLKFLLEQGQGALDWEMDGPTLYGIEPDQPMAAGQVGVVGISLHTLHDVEELCEGLPLDQISLSMASGPWVQQAYVLGAKRRGYDPKQLRVVGGHLHYYFPGCLPSIPEYLFLPNGQISTLCRWANDWLEHVLINFPRWNAWFISAYDYREAGGNAIHEIAFTMACAKEMIREMLRRGVDINTIGRKLSPVFSCDRDFFEEIAKLRAARRLWARMMKEEFGATDSQAMRLRFHIDVAGSNYTRQQPLVNLARGTLGALAAVLGGCMGIQLPSYDEAWATPTEEAVRLAIRTQQVIRYESGVARVADPLAGSYYVESLTNELEEKIKSMEEKIEEMGGWIVALQRNWVEKELRKSLLDVQSKNERGERVVLGVNRFAIPPEEDFKPEIYTPDRSDVEAYLDEYSEFKERRDKKKVKESLENLRKIAEDTQDNLTPHVFDAIEANATFGEIIGVLRMVDGLDYDWAGEREYPF